One segment of Streptomyces sp. NBC_00576 DNA contains the following:
- a CDS encoding ribonuclease domain-containing protein gives MRFPPRITRIGAAVAVLSALLVGGAVTAGTAGAATSAVGSICYGDLPSQAYTTLNLIAKGGPYPYSQDGVVFQNRERLLPSQSTGYYHEYTVKTPGSSTRGARRIITGEEYQEDYYTSDHYASFDLIDYGC, from the coding sequence ATGAGATTCCCCCCACGGATCACTCGCATCGGCGCCGCGGTCGCCGTCCTGTCCGCTCTCCTGGTCGGCGGTGCCGTCACCGCCGGCACGGCCGGCGCCGCCACCTCGGCGGTCGGCAGCATCTGCTACGGCGACCTGCCGTCGCAGGCCTACACCACGCTCAACCTGATCGCGAAGGGCGGCCCCTACCCGTACTCGCAGGACGGCGTCGTCTTCCAGAACCGGGAGCGCCTCCTGCCCTCGCAGTCCACCGGCTACTACCACGAGTACACGGTCAAGACGCCCGGCTCCTCCACGCGCGGCGCGCGCCGCATCATCACCGGTGAGGAGTACCAGGAGGACTACTACACCTCCGACCACTACGCGTCGTTCGACCTGATCGACTACGGCTGCTGA
- a CDS encoding alpha-L-fucosidase produces MRRRALGAAAGVAAASVIPAAAPALALSIRADSAEKPNAGLGTGIVWGAVPDPVPVPIDAYADNDGIDTASARGGDFDGSGYTFPGEELPAGHIEVDGVPYLFPSSGPGPNNVVAMGQRIELPKGRHLSLLFLTAGSYGDAAGTATVHYADGTTTTAPLGGGDWYSTGGSLSAAYRYRPDGVKDEHRVGIGSAEVWCDPRREAVAVTLPVTHRPEANKASLHVFALTVQPAAQGKALALRHARSTVSLLEPAGAQSVEATLVNAGTEPVLAADRVTVRVDVPGARTVRPAAVPRLDPGEQSRLRIGIRSRGQTAPGTQQDGRVIASGRGGQAAVADSRLTLGVADYEPTDTSLARHQAPYWFSDAKFGIFIHWGVYSVPAWSPVGKQYAEWYWNHMQDPNNAVYAYHAQTYGEDFAYDDFIPMFRAERFDPRAWVELFRDAGAQYHVLTSKHHEGFALWDTKFSDRNSVKMGPGRDLVRELFDASAKYTPELHRGLYFSMPEWFNPDNPWMGHAPRNPYTLEPVPYTGYTPGKNFVTGYQAPQMLELIHNYAPELLWCDIGGDNDSRNVLAEYFNTAKKSRKPRDVTINDRSGIPFHDFTTPEYTTYANTVVAKWESSRGLDPFSYGYNQATPDDAYMTTEQVVRSLVDIVSKNGNFLLDIGPRADGTIPEIMQTRLRETGRWLKVNGEAVYGSTYWSRMAQLGQDLRFTVRQGKAFYIHSLAEPGSRLTVEAPVPIRSGDKVTMLGHDRPLTWTWRGKSLVIEVPAAARAAGEHVWVFKVEWRG; encoded by the coding sequence GTGAGACGCCGTGCACTCGGAGCCGCAGCGGGGGTTGCCGCAGCGAGCGTGATCCCCGCGGCCGCCCCGGCCCTGGCCTTGTCCATAAGGGCGGACAGTGCGGAGAAGCCGAATGCGGGGCTCGGGACAGGCATTGTCTGGGGCGCCGTCCCGGACCCCGTGCCAGTCCCGATCGACGCCTACGCCGACAACGACGGAATCGACACCGCCTCCGCACGCGGCGGAGACTTCGACGGCTCCGGCTACACCTTCCCCGGGGAGGAACTCCCTGCCGGCCACATCGAAGTCGACGGGGTGCCCTACCTCTTCCCGTCGTCCGGGCCGGGCCCGAACAACGTCGTCGCGATGGGGCAGCGCATCGAACTCCCCAAGGGCCGTCATCTGTCGCTGCTGTTCCTGACGGCCGGCAGCTACGGCGACGCGGCCGGCACGGCGACGGTTCACTACGCCGACGGAACGACGACCACGGCCCCGCTCGGCGGTGGTGACTGGTACTCGACGGGCGGCTCGCTCTCCGCCGCGTACCGCTACCGCCCCGACGGCGTGAAGGACGAGCACCGCGTGGGCATCGGCTCGGCGGAGGTGTGGTGCGACCCCCGACGCGAGGCCGTCGCGGTCACGCTGCCCGTCACCCACCGGCCGGAGGCGAACAAGGCCTCTCTCCACGTCTTCGCGCTCACCGTCCAGCCGGCCGCCCAAGGGAAGGCCCTGGCACTGCGCCACGCCCGCTCCACGGTCTCGCTGCTCGAACCCGCCGGCGCCCAGAGCGTCGAGGCGACCCTCGTCAACGCGGGCACGGAACCCGTCCTGGCGGCCGATCGCGTGACCGTCCGAGTCGATGTGCCCGGCGCCCGCACCGTACGACCCGCCGCAGTACCGCGCCTCGATCCGGGCGAACAGAGCCGACTCCGCATCGGAATACGCAGTCGGGGGCAGACCGCACCCGGAACCCAGCAGGACGGCCGTGTCATCGCCTCCGGACGCGGCGGACAGGCCGCCGTCGCGGACAGCAGGCTCACCCTCGGGGTGGCGGACTACGAACCGACGGACACCTCCCTGGCCCGGCACCAGGCGCCGTACTGGTTCAGCGATGCCAAGTTCGGCATCTTCATCCACTGGGGCGTCTACTCCGTCCCGGCCTGGTCGCCCGTCGGCAAGCAGTACGCCGAGTGGTACTGGAACCACATGCAGGACCCGAACAACGCCGTGTACGCCTACCACGCCCAGACGTACGGCGAGGACTTCGCCTACGACGACTTCATCCCCATGTTCCGGGCCGAGCGGTTCGATCCGCGGGCGTGGGTGGAGCTGTTCCGGGACGCGGGCGCGCAGTACCACGTACTGACCTCGAAACACCATGAGGGCTTCGCGCTGTGGGACACCAAGTTCTCCGACCGGAACTCGGTGAAGATGGGGCCCGGACGGGATCTGGTACGCGAACTCTTCGACGCGTCCGCGAAGTACACGCCCGAGCTGCACCGTGGGCTGTACTTCTCGATGCCGGAGTGGTTCAACCCGGACAACCCCTGGATGGGACACGCACCGCGCAATCCCTACACCCTCGAACCGGTGCCGTACACCGGATACACCCCTGGCAAGAACTTCGTGACGGGCTATCAGGCCCCGCAGATGCTGGAGCTGATCCACAACTACGCCCCGGAGCTGCTGTGGTGCGACATCGGCGGGGACAACGACAGCCGCAACGTCCTGGCCGAGTACTTCAACACGGCGAAGAAGAGCCGGAAGCCCCGCGACGTGACGATCAACGACCGCTCCGGCATCCCCTTCCACGACTTCACCACGCCCGAGTACACGACCTACGCGAACACCGTCGTGGCGAAGTGGGAGTCCAGCCGTGGCCTCGACCCGTTCAGCTACGGCTACAACCAGGCCACGCCGGACGATGCGTACATGACCACGGAGCAGGTCGTGCGGAGCCTGGTCGACATCGTCTCCAAGAACGGTAACTTCCTCCTCGACATCGGCCCGCGGGCAGACGGCACGATCCCGGAGATCATGCAGACCCGACTGCGTGAGACGGGCCGCTGGCTGAAGGTCAACGGCGAGGCCGTCTACGGCTCCACCTACTGGTCACGCATGGCGCAGCTCGGCCAGGACCTCCGTTTCACGGTGCGGCAGGGCAAGGCGTTCTACATCCACTCCCTGGCCGAGCCGGGCAGCCGGCTGACCGTCGAGGCACCGGTGCCCATCCGCAGCGGGGACAAGGTCACGATGCTCGGCCACGACAGGCCACTGACCTGGACCTGGCGAGGCAAATCCCTGGTCATCGAGGTGCCGGCGGCAGCTCGGGCGGCGGGTGAGCACGTGTGGGTCTTCAAGGTGGAGTGGCGCGGTTGA
- a CDS encoding dihydrofolate reductase family protein, translated as MGTLTLTSFVTLDGVHQAPGGPKEDPRDGFVQGGWSVPYGDEDFGRFVGEVFERVDAFLLGRRTYNIFASYWPKVTDPADPVASRLNALPKYVASASLKDPEWAGTTVLGGDLGKEVAALKERTDREVQVHGSGALARSLLALDLVDKFHLLTFPVVLGAGRRLFAEGAVPSAFRHAGGRTTAAGVSIQTYEFAGRPEYGTYELPENA; from the coding sequence ATGGGCACCCTCACCCTCACTTCCTTCGTCACCCTCGACGGCGTCCACCAGGCCCCCGGAGGCCCCAAGGAGGACCCGCGTGACGGCTTCGTGCAAGGCGGCTGGAGCGTCCCGTACGGGGACGAGGACTTCGGCCGGTTCGTGGGCGAGGTCTTCGAACGCGTCGACGCGTTCCTCCTGGGCCGCCGTACGTACAACATCTTCGCCTCGTACTGGCCCAAGGTCACCGACCCCGCAGACCCGGTCGCGTCCCGGCTGAACGCCCTGCCGAAGTACGTCGCCTCCGCCAGTCTGAAGGACCCCGAGTGGGCAGGGACGACCGTGCTCGGCGGTGACCTCGGCAAGGAGGTCGCCGCCCTCAAGGAGCGCACCGACCGTGAAGTCCAGGTGCACGGCAGCGGCGCCCTCGCCCGGTCCCTCCTCGCTCTCGACCTCGTCGACAAGTTCCACCTGCTGACCTTCCCGGTGGTCCTCGGTGCAGGCCGCCGCCTCTTCGCGGAGGGTGCCGTCCCGAGCGCCTTCCGGCACGCCGGGGGCCGAACGACCGCGGCGGGCGTCTCCATCCAGACGTACGAGTTCGCGGGCCGCCCGGAGTACGGCACGTACGAGCTTCCGGAAAACGCGTAA